In Mangrovivirga cuniculi, the following proteins share a genomic window:
- the moaCB gene encoding bifunctional molybdenum cofactor biosynthesis protein MoaC/MoaB: protein MIDITHKITTLREATATAIVKTSSAETIQRIKENKVPKGNVFEMSKAAGLLGVKKTPELLPDCHPMPIEFTGIEYKINGLDIVISFTVKTIYKTGVEVEAMHGASIVALNMYDMLKPIDKNIEISTIKLEQKKGGKSSFNLDIDELTAKVVVCSDTISKGEGKDKAGEIIITKLGELGVKADKLVIPDDPEKIKTAVEENDTDMVIFTGGTGVGPRDVTPNTIEPLLDFHLKGVEEHMRNYGQQRMPYAMLSRSVAGIKDGKVILSLPGSSKGAAECMDAIFPHILHVFKVIEGKRHD from the coding sequence ATGATCGATATAACCCATAAAATAACAACCCTTAGAGAAGCTACAGCCACCGCTATAGTGAAAACGAGTAGTGCTGAAACGATTCAAAGGATCAAAGAAAACAAAGTCCCGAAAGGAAATGTATTCGAGATGTCAAAAGCAGCAGGATTACTGGGCGTAAAGAAAACACCGGAGCTATTACCTGATTGCCATCCGATGCCTATTGAGTTTACCGGGATTGAGTATAAGATCAACGGATTGGATATAGTAATATCATTTACTGTAAAGACTATCTATAAAACCGGTGTAGAAGTAGAAGCGATGCATGGGGCAAGTATTGTGGCTTTAAACATGTATGACATGCTTAAACCAATCGACAAGAATATTGAAATCAGTACCATAAAACTTGAGCAGAAAAAAGGCGGTAAATCATCATTTAATCTCGATATCGATGAGTTGACGGCAAAAGTAGTTGTTTGCTCAGATACTATTTCTAAAGGTGAAGGAAAAGATAAAGCCGGAGAGATCATAATTACGAAGCTAGGTGAACTTGGAGTAAAGGCAGATAAATTGGTTATTCCTGATGATCCTGAAAAGATCAAAACAGCTGTTGAAGAAAATGATACGGATATGGTCATTTTTACGGGAGGAACAGGAGTTGGTCCCAGGGATGTTACACCAAATACTATCGAACCCTTGCTGGATTTCCACCTGAAAGGAGTGGAAGAGCACATGAGAAATTACGGTCAGCAGCGAATGCCTTATGCTATGCTTTCAAGATCGGTTGCAGGAATTAAAGATGGGAAAGTGATACTTTCATTGCCAGGTTCCAGTAAAGGAGCTGCAGAGTGTATGGATGCGATATTCCCACATATTTTACACGTTTTTAAAGTGATAGAAGGGAAAAGACATGATTAA
- a CDS encoding molybdenum cofactor biosynthesis protein MoaE: MDKKKPKKVFVEGAIPPEKIAQSVANHQSKTNIGAHSIFLGQVRADEIDGKTVYAIEYTAYKDMAEQVFHEIRESAFLKFDITCAHIYHSLGKVNKGELCLFVFTSSARRKIAIKATNYFVEEIKAKVPIFGKEIFEDETHQWKVNK, translated from the coding sequence ATGGATAAGAAAAAACCAAAGAAAGTATTTGTTGAAGGTGCTATACCACCCGAAAAAATTGCCCAGTCGGTGGCAAATCATCAATCTAAAACCAATATTGGTGCGCATAGCATTTTTCTCGGCCAGGTGCGTGCAGATGAGATTGATGGCAAAACGGTATACGCTATTGAGTATACCGCATACAAAGATATGGCGGAACAGGTTTTTCACGAAATAAGAGAATCTGCTTTTTTAAAATTTGACATCACCTGTGCTCATATCTACCACAGCCTGGGAAAAGTCAATAAAGGCGAATTGTGCTTGTTTGTATTCACTTCTTCCGCTCGTAGAAAAATCGCAATTAAAGCAACAAATTATTTTGTAGAAGAAATTAAGGCTAAAGTGCCCATTTTCGGCAAAGAGATTTTCGAAGATGAAACCCATCAATGGAAAGTAAATAAATGA
- a CDS encoding HesA/MoeB/ThiF family protein: MMRYDRQIKLSEVGSSGQEKLKNASVLIVGVGGLGCPAAQYLVGAGIGKIGLMDHDRVSITNLHRQVLFGELDVGKSKVFVAKEKLQQLNAEIELIAIDEALGHENAQKIFLDFDIILDGTDNFETKYLINDACVLTDKPWVYASVYKNEGQISVFNYEDGPSYRCLFPITTKQNISCESTGVLGVTPGLLGILQATEIIKMILGRGSVLSGKLKLINVMQGTEQILTIQKRPEEIEKVKLQGIIPERLNCELKIKTKVYLDVREEFEQPEVHSENVIHIPLSNLRDRFNEIPVKDEVWVFCRSGVRSAKAIDLLKRDFGLQNLKNVEGGLETIING; encoded by the coding sequence ATGATGAGATATGACCGTCAAATAAAACTAAGTGAAGTAGGATCTTCAGGACAGGAGAAACTTAAAAACGCCAGCGTATTGATCGTTGGTGTTGGAGGTTTAGGGTGTCCTGCTGCTCAATACCTTGTTGGTGCTGGTATCGGAAAAATCGGGTTAATGGATCACGACAGAGTATCAATTACAAACTTACACAGGCAGGTTTTATTTGGTGAATTAGATGTAGGAAAATCAAAAGTCTTCGTAGCGAAAGAAAAATTACAGCAGTTAAACGCTGAGATAGAACTTATTGCCATTGATGAAGCATTAGGTCATGAGAATGCTCAAAAGATTTTTTTAGATTTTGATATTATTCTCGATGGTACAGACAACTTTGAAACCAAATACCTGATCAATGATGCGTGTGTTTTAACAGACAAGCCGTGGGTATATGCTTCTGTTTACAAGAATGAAGGTCAGATATCTGTCTTTAATTACGAGGATGGACCTTCATATCGGTGCCTTTTCCCCATAACAACAAAGCAAAATATAAGTTGCGAATCTACCGGTGTGTTAGGAGTGACACCTGGATTACTTGGAATACTCCAGGCTACAGAGATAATCAAAATGATTCTGGGTAGAGGATCAGTACTTTCAGGTAAACTAAAGTTAATCAATGTAATGCAGGGAACTGAGCAGATCTTGACTATTCAGAAAAGACCTGAAGAAATAGAGAAAGTAAAGTTACAGGGTATCATTCCTGAAAGATTAAACTGTGAGTTAAAAATAAAAACCAAGGTATATCTGGATGTACGCGAAGAGTTTGAACAACCCGAAGTACACTCAGAAAATGTAATTCATATCCCTCTTAGTAATTTGAGAGATCGATTTAATGAAATACCTGTTAAGGATGAAGTGTGGGTTTTCTGTCGATCAGGAGTCCGTAGTGCAAAAGCTATTGACTTACTAAAAAGGGATTTTGGATTACAAAACTTAAAGAATGTTGAAGGAGGATTAGAAACAATTATAAATGGATAA
- a CDS encoding MoaD/ThiS family protein, with product MKINVKYFGMIAEAVGKSEELLEVNEAISVAEFKDQQIRKYQIADPESVQLAVNQNLELESELKEGDEVAFLPPFAGG from the coding sequence ATGAAGATAAATGTTAAATATTTTGGGATGATCGCCGAGGCAGTCGGGAAAAGTGAAGAGCTTCTGGAAGTAAATGAAGCTATATCAGTAGCTGAATTTAAAGATCAGCAAATCAGGAAATACCAGATTGCAGATCCCGAGTCAGTTCAACTGGCTGTTAACCAGAATTTAGAATTAGAAAGTGAATTAAAAGAAGGGGATGAGGTAGCCTTTTTACCACCTTTCGCGGGAGGATGA
- a CDS encoding glycosyltransferase family protein: MFSQVINLRGDQGAKKLIYQEDFSYNIVEFERGNIDIDTTEDVELLKQLEKQ, translated from the coding sequence GTGTTTTCTCAAGTTATAAATCTAAGAGGAGACCAGGGAGCGAAGAAATTAATCTACCAGGAGGACTTTAGTTATAATATAGTTGAATTTGAAAGAGGCAATATTGACATCGACACTACTGAAGATGTTGAATTATTAAAACAGTTGGAAAAGCAATGA
- a CDS encoding nucleotidyltransferase family protein, protein MIKNNKIGVVILAAGSSSRLGHPKQLVQFQGKTLLQLAIDKSESFDFDTKIVVLGAEADNIKNEIDEKNFTILLNENWKEGIASSIRKGVVESIEKEPALSHILFLLSDQPFISKSLISKLVEVQLNQKGNATYSSYENEPGVPAIFQKKCFLKL, encoded by the coding sequence TTGATCAAAAACAATAAAATAGGGGTAGTGATATTGGCTGCAGGTTCATCCAGTAGACTTGGACATCCTAAACAATTGGTTCAGTTTCAGGGTAAAACTTTACTTCAACTAGCAATTGATAAATCAGAATCATTCGATTTTGACACTAAAATTGTTGTTCTGGGAGCCGAAGCTGACAATATTAAAAATGAGATCGATGAAAAGAACTTTACAATTCTGCTCAATGAAAATTGGAAGGAAGGAATTGCATCAAGTATCAGAAAAGGTGTGGTAGAATCAATAGAGAAAGAACCTGCTCTTTCTCATATTCTTTTTCTACTTTCAGACCAACCATTTATTTCAAAAAGCTTAATTAGTAAACTGGTGGAAGTACAATTAAATCAAAAAGGGAATGCTACTTATTCCAGTTATGAGAATGAACCAGGAGTTCCTGCAATTTTTCAAAAGAAGTGTTTTCTCAAGTTATAA
- a CDS encoding XdhC family protein codes for MRELEDILAQYETLKSDETGCVLATVVHVEGSSYRRAGARMLVDAFGNITGAISGGCLEGDALRKALNALNQQKNKLVTYDTNNEDDAVIGAQLGCNGIIQVLFEPLDYEDEENPCELLKKATELNEVLAIVVRFNLNKKELQSGTSMLINEDQQVIGSVPEAVLNDLIEEKAHEVLLQKHSQFMETSINGKKEHLFIQYFQPPVKLILVGAGNDAQILAQQAELLGWTVIVADGRPTHATEHRFANCQVIVARPEETLDNIDVDERTCIVLMSHNYNYDLAVFKLLKDLHQIPYIGILGPFKKYNRMLEEIKNEVIELSTKFLDKIHAPVGLEIGAETPAEIGLSILAEIQSVLTNTLAKPLKEKEGPIHDKRIEKFKEVKI; via the coding sequence ATGAGAGAGCTTGAGGACATACTAGCGCAATATGAAACACTAAAGTCAGATGAAACTGGATGCGTTTTGGCTACTGTAGTTCATGTTGAAGGTTCTTCTTATAGAAGAGCAGGGGCCAGAATGCTAGTGGATGCTTTTGGAAACATTACAGGTGCAATTAGCGGAGGATGCCTCGAAGGTGATGCATTAAGAAAAGCTTTGAATGCTTTAAATCAACAAAAGAATAAACTGGTGACTTACGATACCAATAACGAGGATGATGCTGTAATTGGCGCTCAATTAGGGTGTAATGGCATTATCCAGGTATTGTTTGAGCCACTTGATTATGAAGATGAAGAAAATCCGTGTGAGTTATTGAAAAAGGCTACCGAATTAAATGAGGTACTTGCAATAGTTGTCAGGTTTAACCTGAATAAAAAGGAGTTACAATCCGGCACTTCTATGTTGATCAATGAAGATCAGCAGGTTATTGGCTCAGTTCCGGAAGCCGTATTGAATGATTTAATTGAGGAAAAAGCACACGAAGTATTGCTTCAAAAGCATTCACAGTTCATGGAAACTTCAATAAATGGAAAAAAAGAACATCTTTTTATTCAGTATTTCCAACCCCCTGTAAAACTGATCTTAGTCGGAGCAGGTAATGATGCTCAGATATTAGCTCAACAGGCAGAACTGCTGGGATGGACGGTGATCGTAGCAGATGGCAGGCCAACGCATGCTACTGAACATAGATTTGCTAATTGCCAGGTGATTGTTGCAAGACCTGAAGAAACACTCGATAATATTGATGTGGATGAAAGAACTTGCATTGTATTAATGAGCCATAATTACAATTATGACCTTGCCGTATTTAAGTTATTGAAGGACTTACATCAAATACCATACATAGGTATTCTTGGCCCTTTTAAAAAATACAACCGAATGCTCGAGGAGATAAAAAATGAGGTTATTGAGCTTTCAACAAAGTTTCTCGATAAAATTCATGCTCCTGTAGGGCTTGAAATCGGGGCTGAAACACCTGCAGAGATCGGTCTTTCAATATTGGCAGAAATACAGTCTGTGCTTACCAATACCCTGGCAAAACCTTTAAAAGAAAAGGAAGGTCCCATTCACGATAAACGAATAGAGAAATTTAAAGAAGTAAAGATTTGA